One region of Brachyspira hampsonii genomic DNA includes:
- a CDS encoding ABC transporter permease, translating to MKTKIPAIPYLIWTLVFVLVPLFLVIYFAFTNQSGDFTLNNFANVTAFTPVIVRSVVLASIATIICLILAYPMSYYISRQEKTVQHALIMLVMLPMWMNFLLRTYAWMTILENNGLINKAFIFMGLSPVKLINTQTAVLIGMVYNYLPFMILPLYSVMTKIHHSLIEASQDLGANSFNVFSKVIFPLSLPGMAAGVTMVFVAAVSTFVISRMLGGGSNILIGDLIEMQFLGMSYNPNLGSAISLVLIVISLCAIMLMQQIDEEDEDINGMFL from the coding sequence ATGAAAACAAAAATACCGGCAATACCTTATTTAATCTGGACATTAGTTTTTGTATTAGTTCCTCTTTTTTTAGTTATATATTTTGCTTTTACAAATCAGAGCGGAGATTTTACTTTAAATAACTTTGCTAATGTTACAGCATTTACTCCTGTTATAGTTCGTTCTGTGGTTCTTGCATCTATTGCTACGATAATATGTTTGATACTTGCTTATCCTATGTCATATTATATATCAAGACAGGAAAAAACAGTTCAGCATGCTTTAATAATGCTTGTAATGCTTCCTATGTGGATGAATTTTCTTCTTAGAACTTATGCTTGGATGACTATATTAGAAAACAATGGACTTATAAATAAAGCTTTTATTTTTATGGGACTTTCACCTGTAAAACTCATAAATACTCAGACTGCTGTATTAATAGGAATGGTTTATAATTATCTTCCTTTTATGATACTTCCGCTTTATTCGGTTATGACTAAAATACATCATAGTTTGATAGAGGCTTCTCAGGATTTGGGAGCTAATTCTTTTAATGTATTTAGTAAAGTAATATTTCCATTAAGTTTGCCGGGAATGGCGGCAGGTGTTACAATGGTATTCGTTGCAGCGGTAAGTACATTTGTAATTTCTCGTATGCTTGGCGGCGGCTCTAATATACTTATAGGCGATTTAATAGAGATGCAGTTTTTAGGTATGTCTTATAATCCTAATTTAGGTTCGGCTATAAGTTTGGTTTTAATTGTAATATCTTTATGTGCTATTATGCTTATGCAGCAGATAGATGAAGAAGATGAAGATATTAATGGTATGTTTTTATAA
- a CDS encoding ABC transporter permease — protein MIKKILSRSYIAFIFLFLYAPIAILIFFSFNRARGRGVFTGFTLHWYKELFSNDLILSSFVNTIIVAAVSSVFATILGTMAAIGINSFNKKMKSAVMGITYVSIINPEIVTGISLMLLFVIMKLKFGFTTLILAHITFNVPYVILNVLPKLRQQDNSLYEAALDLGCTPSMAFWKVVIPDILPGILAGFLMALTYSLDDFVVSYFTTGITSQTLPITIYSMTRKRVSPEINAISTVIFIVVLVSLVVMNLKEIKKEKYLMQLKRKINKN, from the coding sequence ATGATAAAGAAAATACTATCAAGAAGCTATATCGCTTTTATATTTTTATTTTTATATGCTCCAATAGCAATATTAATTTTTTTCTCTTTTAATAGGGCAAGAGGAAGAGGCGTCTTTACCGGTTTTACTTTGCATTGGTATAAAGAATTATTTTCCAATGATTTAATATTAAGTTCATTTGTTAATACCATAATAGTTGCGGCAGTATCTTCGGTATTTGCTACTATACTTGGTACAATGGCGGCAATAGGTATAAATAGTTTTAATAAAAAAATGAAAAGTGCTGTTATGGGTATTACTTATGTATCTATAATAAATCCTGAAATAGTAACAGGAATATCTTTAATGCTTTTATTCGTTATAATGAAGCTTAAATTTGGATTTACTACTTTAATATTAGCACATATAACTTTCAATGTACCTTATGTTATATTAAATGTACTTCCTAAGTTAAGACAGCAGGATAATAGTTTATATGAAGCGGCTTTGGATTTAGGCTGTACTCCTTCAATGGCTTTTTGGAAAGTTGTTATACCGGATATACTTCCAGGTATACTTGCCGGTTTTTTAATGGCATTGACTTATTCATTAGATGATTTTGTTGTAAGCTATTTTACTACAGGTATTACTTCTCAGACTTTGCCTATTACTATATATTCTATGACAAGAAAAAGAGTAAGCCCTGAGATTAATGCTATATCTACGGTTATATTTATAGTTGTGCTTGTAAGTCTTGTTGTTATGAATTTAAAAGAGATTAAAAAAGAAAAATATTTAATGCAGTTAAAAAGAAAAATAAATAAAAATTAA
- a CDS encoding ABC transporter substrate-binding protein, giving the protein MKKKILAVLMLIAIVSNAQTVDLNKFDTNYYHKYKGQNLSVNVYNWGEYISDGSDGSLDVNKLFEELTGVKVNYSTFASNEEMYVKLKVGGIQYDVIIPSDYMIERLIRENLIRKLNFNNIPANTNINQRFKNLPFDPTGEYSLAYTWGVTGIIYNRQLVSEKEADIDWKILFDKKYQGQILMYYNPRDAFGIAQAYLGYSLNTTNESELAECAKLLKSQKPLVQSYVMDEMYDKMEAGEAAIGVYYAGDSLSMIENNQDLNFVIPKKGANLFVDSMCVPSSSGSPELGEMYINFLSEPEIALANIEFINYASPNDGAIAIMSSEMKNNKIIYPDKETLDNCEVYITLPDETNILMEELWNEILSNDTTYKGWVIPVALGVIVLLCVVIIVLKKMKRKEN; this is encoded by the coding sequence ATGAAAAAGAAAATTTTGGCAGTTCTTATGCTGATTGCTATAGTATCAAATGCTCAAACTGTTGATCTAAATAAATTTGATACTAACTATTATCATAAGTACAAGGGGCAGAATTTATCAGTTAATGTTTATAATTGGGGCGAGTATATATCAGATGGTTCAGACGGTTCATTAGATGTAAATAAACTCTTTGAGGAGCTTACAGGAGTGAAAGTCAACTATTCTACTTTTGCCTCTAATGAAGAAATGTATGTTAAATTAAAAGTCGGAGGTATTCAGTATGATGTTATAATACCTTCTGATTATATGATAGAAAGACTTATAAGAGAAAATTTGATAAGAAAATTGAATTTTAATAATATTCCTGCAAATACTAATATCAATCAAAGATTTAAAAACCTTCCATTTGATCCTACAGGAGAATATTCTTTGGCTTATACTTGGGGTGTTACAGGAATAATATATAACAGACAGTTAGTAAGTGAAAAGGAAGCCGATATAGATTGGAAAATACTTTTCGATAAAAAATATCAGGGACAAATACTTATGTATTATAACCCTAGAGATGCTTTCGGAATAGCTCAGGCATATTTAGGATATTCTCTTAATACTACTAATGAATCAGAACTTGCAGAATGTGCTAAACTTTTAAAAAGTCAAAAACCTTTGGTACAGTCTTATGTAATGGATGAAATGTATGATAAGATGGAAGCTGGAGAGGCTGCTATAGGTGTTTACTATGCTGGGGACTCTTTAAGTATGATAGAAAATAATCAGGATTTGAATTTTGTTATCCCTAAAAAAGGAGCTAATTTATTTGTAGATTCTATGTGTGTACCTTCTTCTTCAGGTTCTCCTGAATTAGGCGAGATGTATATTAATTTCTTATCTGAACCTGAAATAGCTTTGGCAAATATAGAGTTTATTAATTATGCTTCTCCAAATGACGGAGCTATTGCTATAATGAGCAGTGAAATGAAGAATAATAAAATAATATATCCGGATAAGGAAACTTTGGATAATTGTGAGGTTTACATAACATTGCCTGATGAAACTAATATCTTAATGGAAGAATTATGGAATGAAATACTTTCTAATGATACTACATATAAAGGCTGGGTAATACCTGTTGCTTTGGGTGTTATAGTTCTTCTTTGCGTAGTTATTATTGTATTGAAAAAGATGAAGAGAAAAGAAAATTAA